In Halobacterium sp. R2-5, the following are encoded in one genomic region:
- a CDS encoding CBS domain-containing protein, protein MRSFKVGSAFGIPIKLDVTFLLILPVFAYLIGTQVDVWIGTLNGAPFFANLDAEALTAGDTQWYLGAAAAIGLFAAVVLHELGHSVVAIRYGFPIDSITLWILGGIAALSDQPEEWSQEFWIAIAGPVVSIAVGVLSYGVLLALPASLDAVRFVFGYLALMNFALAAFNLLPGFPMDGGRVLRALLARTRPFARATQIAAEVGKLFAVVLGILGILGFNLILIAIAFFIYIGASSEAQRTVMNAAFQDVSVADIMTPEVHTVGATDSVATLMERMLDERHTGYPVMRQGSVVGMVTLDDARDVNAVERDAVRVEDVMSDDVYSISQSSNAMDALDAMQEHGVGRLVVLDDRDEMVGLVSRTDLMTAFDIIQSTGVSENPDLRASGRQSAR, encoded by the coding sequence ATGCGAAGCTTCAAGGTCGGGAGCGCGTTCGGCATCCCGATAAAGCTCGACGTCACGTTCCTGCTGATTCTGCCCGTCTTCGCCTACCTCATCGGAACGCAGGTCGACGTCTGGATCGGGACGCTGAACGGCGCGCCCTTCTTCGCGAACCTCGACGCCGAGGCGCTCACCGCCGGCGACACCCAGTGGTACCTCGGTGCCGCCGCCGCAATCGGGCTGTTCGCCGCGGTCGTCCTCCACGAACTCGGGCACAGCGTCGTCGCGATACGCTACGGGTTCCCCATCGACTCCATCACGCTGTGGATTCTCGGCGGCATCGCGGCGCTCTCCGACCAGCCCGAGGAGTGGAGCCAGGAGTTCTGGATCGCCATCGCCGGCCCGGTCGTCAGTATCGCCGTCGGCGTGCTCTCGTACGGCGTCCTCCTCGCGCTGCCGGCGTCGCTGGACGCCGTCCGGTTCGTGTTCGGCTACCTCGCGCTGATGAACTTCGCGCTCGCCGCGTTCAACCTCCTGCCCGGCTTCCCGATGGACGGCGGTCGCGTCCTCCGCGCGCTGCTCGCCCGCACGCGGCCGTTCGCCCGCGCCACCCAGATCGCCGCCGAGGTCGGGAAGCTGTTCGCCGTCGTGCTCGGCATCCTCGGCATCCTCGGGTTCAACCTCATCCTCATCGCCATCGCCTTCTTCATCTACATCGGCGCGTCCAGCGAGGCCCAGCGCACCGTGATGAACGCCGCGTTCCAGGACGTCAGCGTCGCCGACATCATGACTCCCGAAGTCCACACCGTCGGCGCCACCGACTCCGTCGCGACGCTCATGGAGCGCATGCTCGACGAGCGCCACACCGGCTACCCCGTGATGCGCCAGGGCAGCGTCGTCGGCATGGTCACGCTCGACGACGCCCGCGACGTCAACGCCGTCGAGCGCGACGCCGTCCGCGTCGAGGACGTGATGTCCGACGACGTCTACTCCATCTCCCAGTCGAGCAACGCGATGGACGCTCTCGACGCCATGCAGGAGCACGGCGTCGGCCGCCTCGTCGTCCTCGACGACCGCGATGAGATGGTCGGTCTCGTCTCCCGCACGGACCTCATGACCGCCTTCGACATCATCCAGTCGACGGGCGTCAGCGAGAACCCCGACCTGCGCGCGAGCGGCCGGCAATCCGCTCGCTGA
- a CDS encoding Tfx family DNA-binding protein — MDGEVPDADEVLASAGFDADESVLTRRQAEVLALRERGAAQADIADQLGTSRANISKVEASARENVAKARETVAFAAALQAPVRVEIDAGADLYDVPDMVYAACDDANVKVSLSAPEVMKRVSDAAGSAVRGRGVHAPLLVSVTSDGDLQVREGDS; from the coding sequence ATGGACGGGGAGGTTCCGGACGCCGACGAGGTGCTGGCGAGCGCGGGCTTCGACGCCGACGAGAGCGTGCTGACGCGGCGGCAGGCGGAGGTGCTGGCGCTCCGCGAGCGCGGCGCCGCCCAGGCCGACATCGCCGACCAGCTCGGGACCTCGCGCGCGAACATCTCGAAGGTGGAGGCGAGCGCGCGCGAGAACGTCGCGAAGGCCCGCGAGACGGTGGCGTTCGCGGCGGCGCTGCAGGCGCCCGTGCGCGTGGAAATCGACGCCGGCGCGGACCTCTACGACGTGCCGGACATGGTGTACGCGGCCTGCGACGACGCGAACGTGAAGGTGTCGCTGTCCGCGCCCGAAGTGATGAAACGCGTCAGCGACGCGGCGGGGTCGGCGGTGCGGGGCCGCGGCGTCCACGCGCCGCTGCTCGTCTCCGTGACCAGCGACGGCGACCTCCAGGTGCGAGAAGGCGACAGCTAA
- a CDS encoding LysE family translocator, protein MFDAGFAAFVLAAGALVLAPGPDTVLVLSAGAAGGQRAGALAALGVSTGVLVHTGLVAVGVAALLAASPAAFAALKLCGGAYLCWLGARTLAGGGSLGGESEVSRPYVTGVTTNVLNPKVAVFFLAFLPQFVDGGAATNVPVLGATYAVLTAAYLGAVGATAGRARSLFDDHATALRVLSGAALLALGLGVLAEAAATTFTPVATI, encoded by the coding sequence GTGTTCGACGCGGGGTTCGCGGCGTTCGTGCTCGCTGCGGGCGCGCTCGTGCTCGCGCCGGGCCCGGACACCGTGCTGGTGCTGTCGGCGGGCGCGGCGGGCGGCCAGCGAGCGGGCGCGCTCGCGGCGCTCGGCGTCAGTACGGGCGTGCTCGTCCACACGGGACTCGTGGCGGTCGGCGTGGCCGCGCTGCTGGCCGCGTCGCCGGCGGCGTTCGCCGCACTGAAGCTCTGTGGCGGCGCGTACCTCTGCTGGCTGGGCGCGCGGACGCTCGCTGGCGGCGGCAGTCTCGGCGGTGAAAGTGAAGTGTCGCGGCCGTACGTCACGGGCGTGACGACGAACGTCCTGAACCCGAAGGTAGCGGTGTTCTTCCTCGCCTTTCTCCCGCAGTTCGTGGACGGCGGCGCGGCCACGAACGTGCCGGTGCTCGGCGCGACGTACGCCGTGCTCACCGCGGCCTACCTCGGCGCCGTCGGCGCGACCGCGGGCCGGGCGCGGTCGCTGTTCGACGACCACGCCACAGCGCTCCGAGTGCTGTCCGGAGCGGCCCTGCTCGCGCTCGGCCTCGGGGTGCTCGCGGAGGCCGCAGCGACCACTTTCACCCCGGTGGCGACAATTTAA
- a CDS encoding replication factor A (Replication protein A protects and stabilize the intermediate ssDNA that is generated by the unwinding action of a DNA helicase at the replication fork. In addition, SSBs prevent the formation of secondary structures by single-stranded template DNA.), translating into MSDLSDTATEIHDEFSEHVDATVDDVEERLQKLVSEYKVPLDEARRSVENHYLDEAGLDRDDLAGGGGNETVQVEDVDEPEQWVDLTAKVVELWEPRSDSVGQVGLLGDPTGTIKFTKWAKSDLQDLQEGQTYRLGNVVTDEYQGRYSVKLNRTTSIQEVDEDFDVGDNEDVVEGALVDIQSGSGLIKRCPEEDCTRVLQNGRCNEHGEVEGEFDLRIKGVLDDGRDVHEVIFDEEATEALTGIGLEEAKQMAKDALDTTVVADEMRETVLGSYYRVTGPTFGRYVLANDTEQLDEPADPEAVLIKARSM; encoded by the coding sequence ATGAGCGACCTTTCAGACACCGCTACGGAGATCCACGACGAGTTCTCCGAGCACGTCGACGCGACCGTCGACGACGTAGAAGAACGGCTACAGAAACTGGTCTCCGAGTACAAAGTCCCGCTCGACGAGGCGCGGCGCTCGGTCGAGAACCACTACCTCGACGAGGCCGGCCTCGACCGCGACGACCTCGCGGGCGGCGGCGGCAACGAGACCGTCCAGGTGGAGGACGTCGACGAACCCGAGCAGTGGGTCGACCTCACTGCGAAGGTCGTCGAACTCTGGGAGCCGCGCTCGGACTCCGTCGGGCAGGTCGGCCTGCTCGGCGACCCGACCGGCACGATCAAGTTCACGAAGTGGGCCAAATCCGACCTCCAGGACCTCCAGGAGGGTCAGACCTACCGCCTCGGGAACGTCGTCACCGACGAGTACCAGGGCCGGTACTCCGTGAAGCTCAACCGCACGACCTCGATCCAGGAGGTCGACGAGGACTTCGACGTCGGCGACAACGAAGACGTTGTCGAGGGCGCGCTCGTGGACATCCAGTCCGGGAGCGGGCTCATCAAGCGCTGCCCCGAGGAGGACTGCACGCGCGTCCTCCAGAACGGCCGCTGCAACGAGCACGGCGAGGTGGAGGGCGAGTTCGACCTCCGCATCAAGGGCGTGCTCGACGACGGCCGGGACGTCCACGAGGTCATCTTCGACGAGGAAGCCACCGAGGCGCTGACCGGCATCGGTCTCGAGGAGGCCAAGCAGATGGCCAAGGACGCCCTCGACACGACCGTCGTCGCCGACGAGATGCGCGAGACGGTCCTCGGGAGCTACTACCGCGTGACCGGCCCGACGTTCGGCCGGTACGTGCTCGCCAACGACACCGAACAGCTCGACGAACCCGCGGACCCGGAAGCCGTCCTCATCAAAGCGAGGTCGATGTGA
- the arsB gene encoding ACR3 family arsenite efflux transporter — MSNAHEHGPNCDCEACGDPRSMDFLDKYLTVWIFGAMAVGVGLGYVAPSVTRPIQDLHLVEIGLVLMMYPPLAKADYSQLRAVFSNWRVLGLSLVQNWLIGPTLMFALAVVFFGGVVPGLPARPEYFLGLVFIGMARCIAMVLVWNELAEGSTEYVTGLVAFNSLFQILTYGVYVWFFALFLPPLLGMETLVAGISTFDVTPTQVFEAIVVFLGIPFAAGFLTRYAGTRLRSEEWYEDVLVPKIDPLTLVALLFTVVVMFATQGGNIVAAPGDVLLIAVPLTVYFVVMFLVSFGMGKGIGADYSTTTAIGFTAASNNFELAIAVAVAVFGVGSGVAFATVVGPLIEVPVLLALVNVALYFQRKFDWTGHTTGSLDTPPTDD; from the coding sequence ATGAGTAACGCCCACGAGCACGGTCCGAACTGCGACTGCGAGGCCTGCGGCGACCCGCGCTCGATGGACTTCCTCGACAAGTACCTCACCGTCTGGATTTTCGGCGCGATGGCGGTCGGCGTCGGCCTCGGCTACGTCGCGCCGTCGGTCACGCGGCCCATCCAGGACCTCCACCTCGTGGAGATCGGGCTCGTCCTGATGATGTACCCGCCGCTCGCGAAGGCCGACTACTCGCAGCTCCGCGCCGTCTTCAGCAACTGGCGCGTGCTCGGACTGAGCCTCGTGCAGAACTGGCTCATCGGTCCGACGCTGATGTTCGCGCTCGCCGTCGTCTTCTTCGGCGGCGTCGTCCCCGGCCTCCCGGCGCGTCCCGAGTACTTCCTCGGGCTCGTGTTCATCGGGATGGCGCGCTGCATCGCGATGGTGCTCGTCTGGAACGAACTCGCGGAGGGCTCCACCGAGTACGTCACCGGGCTCGTCGCGTTCAACAGCCTCTTCCAGATTCTCACGTACGGCGTCTACGTCTGGTTCTTCGCCCTCTTCCTGCCGCCGCTGCTCGGCATGGAGACGCTGGTCGCGGGCATCTCGACGTTCGACGTCACCCCGACGCAGGTGTTCGAGGCCATCGTCGTCTTCCTCGGCATCCCGTTCGCGGCGGGCTTCCTCACGCGCTACGCCGGCACGCGGCTCCGCAGCGAGGAGTGGTACGAGGACGTGCTCGTCCCGAAAATCGACCCGCTGACGCTCGTCGCGCTGCTGTTCACCGTCGTCGTGATGTTCGCGACGCAGGGCGGCAACATCGTCGCCGCACCCGGCGACGTCCTCCTCATCGCGGTGCCGCTGACCGTCTACTTCGTCGTGATGTTCCTCGTGAGCTTCGGGATGGGGAAGGGCATCGGCGCGGACTACTCGACGACCACCGCTATCGGCTTCACCGCCGCGAGCAACAACTTCGAACTCGCGATCGCCGTCGCCGTCGCCGTCTTCGGCGTCGGCTCCGGCGTCGCGTTCGCCACCGTCGTCGGCCCGCTCATCGAGGTTCCGGTGCTGCTCGCGCTCGTGAACGTCGCGCTGTACTTCCAGCGGAAGTTCGACTGGACCGGCCACACCACCGGCAGCCTCGACACCCCGCCTACCGATGACTGA
- a CDS encoding metalloregulator ArsR/SmtB family transcription factor: MAQTSDRLRRLLADELGECCDGDVERRLGELRALADDAFDDDAQSVFAVLGNDTRYRLARVLAASDGERCVCELEPLVAVSDSAVSHALSDLVDAGLVTRRKDGNWRYYDATALADNLFAAANRGGTDE, translated from the coding sequence ATGGCTCAGACGTCCGACCGGCTGCGGCGGCTGCTCGCCGACGAACTCGGCGAGTGCTGCGACGGCGACGTCGAGCGGCGCCTCGGCGAACTCCGCGCGCTCGCCGACGACGCCTTCGACGACGACGCCCAGTCCGTGTTCGCGGTGCTCGGCAACGACACCCGCTACCGGCTCGCGCGCGTGCTCGCCGCCAGCGACGGCGAGCGCTGCGTCTGCGAGCTCGAACCGCTCGTCGCCGTCTCCGACAGCGCCGTCAGCCACGCGCTCTCGGACCTCGTCGACGCCGGGCTCGTCACCCGGCGGAAGGACGGCAACTGGCGGTACTACGACGCCACCGCGCTCGCCGACAACCTCTTCGCGGCCGCCAACCGCGGGGGCACCGATGAGTAA
- a CDS encoding DUF4097 family beta strand repeat-containing protein, with amino-acid sequence MERRALLAGLAAGTTTALAGCTDAGSLFGDPVQETRDQYFDVPDGARIRVENENGDVAVTGRDKPEASVDATVTAPGERRLDDVTVSVSEDGDEIAVTADVDGDASRVSVDLDLRVPEAAAVAPVQMENGDVEVRGVSGVAAARSVNGNVTVRDAGPVSSVSSANGDVAVDVPAPLPGDVLVRSENGDVGVALSADVDATLAAQTETNYVEIDGLELQNRSGDDADVTGTLGDGTHDVTVETANGAVEIRALE; translated from the coding sequence ATGGAGCGCAGAGCCCTCCTCGCCGGCCTCGCGGCCGGCACGACGACCGCCCTGGCCGGCTGTACGGACGCCGGGAGCCTGTTCGGCGACCCGGTGCAGGAGACCCGCGATCAGTACTTCGACGTGCCCGACGGCGCGCGGATTCGCGTCGAGAACGAGAACGGCGACGTGGCTGTGACCGGCCGCGATAAGCCGGAGGCGAGCGTCGACGCGACGGTGACGGCGCCGGGGGAGCGCCGCCTCGACGACGTGACCGTGTCGGTGAGCGAGGACGGCGACGAAATCGCAGTGACTGCGGACGTCGACGGGGACGCGAGCAGGGTGAGCGTCGATCTCGACCTGCGCGTCCCCGAGGCCGCCGCGGTGGCGCCCGTACAGATGGAGAACGGCGACGTCGAGGTCCGTGGCGTCTCCGGAGTGGCCGCGGCGCGTTCGGTGAACGGGAACGTGACGGTCCGGGACGCGGGCCCCGTCTCCTCGGTGTCGAGCGCGAACGGTGACGTCGCCGTGGACGTGCCGGCACCGCTCCCCGGCGACGTACTGGTGCGCAGCGAGAACGGCGACGTCGGGGTGGCGCTGTCGGCAGACGTCGACGCGACGCTGGCCGCGCAGACGGAGACGAACTACGTGGAAATCGACGGGCTGGAACTACAGAATCGGAGCGGGGACGACGCGGACGTCACGGGAACGCTCGGTGACGGTACGCACGACGTGACGGTCGAGACGGCGAACGGGGCAGTCGAGATACGGGCACTGGAGTAG
- a CDS encoding CopG family transcriptional regulator yields the protein MGNKNKTISFRVNEDTFDALRDIAEERDLSLSAVFRNYVDSLVAHDGQVRVVPENEPEAVDGEEFPPKVEVSKSFVREHERLELEAEHLRDQLEEHKQYIDHLREQIEADGDVEEVIHLEELDGDDDEPYQLG from the coding sequence ATGGGGAACAAGAACAAGACCATCTCGTTCCGCGTGAACGAGGACACGTTCGACGCGCTCCGGGACATCGCCGAGGAGCGCGACCTCTCGCTGTCCGCGGTGTTCCGGAATTACGTCGACTCGCTGGTCGCCCACGACGGCCAGGTCCGGGTCGTCCCCGAGAACGAGCCCGAGGCTGTCGACGGCGAGGAGTTCCCGCCGAAGGTCGAGGTGTCGAAGAGCTTCGTGCGCGAGCACGAGCGCCTCGAACTGGAGGCCGAGCACCTCCGCGACCAGCTCGAAGAACACAAGCAGTACATCGACCACCTCCGCGAGCAGATCGAGGCCGACGGCGACGTCGAGGAGGTCATCCACCTCGAGGAGCTCGACGGCGACGACGACGAACCCTACCAGCTCGGGTAG
- a CDS encoding DUF5814 domain-containing protein, translated as MAVTDKIYVKNHRQIASQLDTRFPKSAFSGATLDILFTGDLSDLDEATRDKVLDFSEDFLDCGCDSNPYCGHPERKFVAYLLDLRAQGLDPESMVDVMTADYMVYAYPGDLYSFLDDAVRTLEAVEDLAEVDGRREQAERASREKRELTR; from the coding sequence GTGGCCGTCACGGACAAAATCTACGTGAAGAACCACCGGCAGATCGCGTCCCAGCTGGACACGCGCTTCCCGAAGAGCGCGTTCAGCGGCGCGACCCTGGACATCCTCTTCACGGGCGACCTCTCGGACCTCGACGAAGCCACCCGCGACAAAGTGCTGGACTTCTCGGAGGACTTCCTCGACTGCGGCTGCGACTCGAACCCCTACTGCGGGCACCCCGAACGGAAGTTCGTCGCGTACCTCCTCGACCTCCGCGCGCAGGGCTTGGACCCCGAGTCGATGGTCGACGTGATGACCGCCGACTACATGGTGTACGCCTACCCGGGCGACCTCTACTCGTTCCTCGACGACGCGGTCCGCACGCTCGAAGCCGTCGAGGACCTCGCCGAGGTGGACGGCCGCCGCGAGCAGGCCGAGCGCGCGAGCCGGGAGAAACGCGAGCTCACGCGGTAG
- a CDS encoding sugar phosphate nucleotidyltransferase, giving the protein MVTTAAVLLAGGTGTRLYPASRSHRPKQFLALGDDDRSLLRRTADRAGFADELFVVTRESYADRVRDIVPEASVLVEPAGRDTGPALAYAASDIRERYPDAVLLCLPSDHVVGDGFRATAETAADVAARTDALVTLGVEPDRPATGYGYIQPGDDRGDHYEVAQFREKPDEETAAELLDAGCFWNAGMFAWAPDAFLAAARDGPLEPLVDALETGGDVDGAFEETEPVSVDYAVLERAADVRVVPADFEWDDVGAWDALLRLADGENATLGDSLAVDASGNVLASDDKHVSVVGADDLVVAAFDDRVLVVPTDEAQRVREVVAELREDELF; this is encoded by the coding sequence GTGGTGACCACTGCCGCTGTCCTGCTCGCAGGCGGTACGGGAACGCGGCTCTACCCGGCAAGCCGTAGCCACCGCCCGAAGCAGTTCCTCGCGCTCGGCGACGACGACCGCAGCCTCCTCCGCCGGACCGCCGACCGCGCCGGCTTCGCCGACGAGCTGTTCGTCGTCACCCGCGAGTCGTACGCCGACCGCGTCCGCGATATCGTTCCCGAGGCGTCCGTCCTCGTCGAGCCAGCGGGCCGCGACACCGGGCCGGCGCTCGCGTACGCCGCCAGCGACATTCGCGAGCGTTATCCCGACGCCGTCCTGCTCTGCCTGCCCAGCGACCACGTCGTCGGCGACGGGTTCCGCGCGACAGCCGAAACCGCCGCCGACGTGGCCGCGCGCACGGACGCGCTCGTCACGCTCGGCGTCGAACCCGACAGGCCCGCCACCGGCTACGGCTACATCCAGCCCGGCGACGACCGCGGCGACCACTACGAGGTCGCGCAGTTCCGCGAGAAACCCGACGAGGAAACCGCCGCGGAGCTCCTCGACGCGGGCTGTTTCTGGAACGCGGGGATGTTCGCGTGGGCGCCCGACGCGTTCCTCGCCGCCGCCCGCGACGGCCCGCTCGAACCACTCGTCGACGCACTCGAAACCGGGGGCGACGTCGACGGCGCGTTCGAGGAAACCGAGCCGGTGAGCGTCGACTACGCGGTCTTAGAGCGCGCGGCGGACGTCAGGGTCGTGCCCGCGGACTTCGAGTGGGACGACGTCGGCGCGTGGGACGCGCTGTTGCGGCTCGCCGACGGAGAGAACGCCACGCTCGGCGACTCCCTCGCAGTCGACGCCTCCGGGAACGTCCTCGCCAGCGACGACAAGCACGTCTCCGTGGTCGGCGCCGACGACCTCGTCGTCGCCGCCTTCGACGACCGCGTGCTCGTCGTCCCCACCGACGAGGCTCAGCGCGTCCGCGAAGTCGTCGCCGAACTCCGCGAGGACGAACTGTTCTGA
- a CDS encoding RPA family protein has translation MSNAPTREVARRAFAAEFNDAQFTFKESDDERAPLYALLPTGERANRVFVVGTLTETEDIGEDSEYWRGRVVDPTGTFFVYAGQYQPDAASALRDAETPQYVAVVGKPRTFETDDGSVNVSLRPESITKVDEATRDRWVVETAERTLERLDAFDDEGNEYAERARAEYGEDVSAYRRALLEALEDFDTEADVPADA, from the coding sequence ATGAGCAACGCACCCACTCGCGAGGTCGCGCGACGCGCCTTCGCCGCCGAGTTCAACGACGCCCAGTTCACGTTCAAGGAGTCCGACGACGAGCGCGCGCCGCTGTACGCGCTGCTGCCGACCGGCGAGCGCGCGAACCGCGTGTTCGTCGTCGGCACGCTCACCGAGACCGAGGACATCGGCGAGGATTCCGAGTACTGGCGGGGCCGCGTCGTCGACCCCACCGGGACGTTCTTCGTGTACGCGGGCCAGTACCAGCCGGACGCGGCGTCCGCGCTCCGGGACGCCGAGACGCCACAGTACGTCGCCGTGGTCGGGAAGCCGCGGACCTTCGAGACCGACGACGGGTCCGTGAACGTCTCCCTGCGGCCGGAGTCCATCACGAAGGTCGACGAGGCGACCCGGGACCGCTGGGTCGTCGAGACCGCCGAGCGCACGCTCGAACGCCTCGACGCGTTCGACGACGAAGGCAACGAGTACGCCGAGCGCGCCCGCGCCGAGTACGGCGAGGACGTCTCCGCGTACCGCCGCGCGCTCCTCGAAGCCTTAGAGGACTTCGACACAGAGGCGGACGTGCCGGCGGACGCGTGA
- a CDS encoding low molecular weight phosphatase family protein, whose amino-acid sequence MTTTVAFVCVQNAGRSQMAYAFAERERANRGLEAEIDLVTGGTDPADHVHEEVVDAMADAGFDLSDRTPREVTFEEVRDADYVITMGCSAEDVCPAGWAGENRDWDLDDPDGRSPEDVARIRDESRERVADLFDELAA is encoded by the coding sequence GTGACCACCACTGTCGCGTTCGTCTGCGTGCAGAACGCCGGCCGCTCACAGATGGCGTACGCGTTCGCCGAGCGCGAGCGCGCGAACCGCGGACTCGAAGCCGAAATCGACCTCGTTACCGGTGGTACCGACCCCGCCGACCACGTCCACGAGGAAGTCGTGGACGCGATGGCCGACGCCGGCTTCGACCTCTCGGACCGCACGCCACGAGAGGTCACCTTCGAGGAGGTCCGGGACGCGGACTACGTGATCACGATGGGCTGTTCCGCGGAGGATGTCTGCCCCGCGGGCTGGGCGGGCGAGAACCGGGACTGGGACCTCGACGACCCGGACGGCAGGTCCCCCGAGGACGTCGCGCGGATTCGCGACGAGAGCCGGGAGCGCGTCGCCGACCTCTTCGACGAACTCGCCGCCTGA